In Nostoc sp. GT001, a genomic segment contains:
- the glgP gene encoding alpha-glucan family phosphorylase, whose amino-acid sequence MQPIRTFNVSPSLPPRLEPLRRLAYNLHWDWNVESKDLFRRLDSDLWESSHHNPVLMLGTISQSRLLEVVEDEGFLAQMDRADRQLDDYLQERTWYQKQREQKPKECYAYFSAEFGLVDCLPVYSGGLGVLAGDHLKSASDLGLPLVGVGLLYQQGYFAQYLNADGWQQERYLLNDFYNMPLHLERNADGSELRIAVDYPGRKVYARVWRVQVGTVPLYLLDTNIEPNNTYDHDITDQLYGGDIDMRIHQEIMLGIGGVQMLKALGLKVTAYHMNEGHAAFSALERIRLLIQEEGLNYVQARQVVASSNIFTTHTPVPAGIDLFAPDKMLHYLGYYADIFGLPKEQFLGLGRENTGDLSGPFSMAVLALKMATFSNGVAQLHGVVSRQMFQGLWQKVPVEEVPIAAITNGVHARSCVAKSTQELYDRYLGPNWSSAPPDSPLWERMDAIPDEELWRNHERCRLDMILYVREHLVKHLTDRGASASEIVQAQEVLDPYAFTIGFARRFATYKRATLWMRDLDRIKRLLLANKDRKVQFVIAGKAHPKDIPGKELIREINHFIREQHLEKQVVFVPNYDIHISRLMVAGCDIWLNTPRRPREASGTSGMKAAMNGLPNLSVLDGWWDEADYVRTGWAIGHGENYDDPNYQDEVEANALYELLEKEVVPLFYDHRDTDGLPRPWVAKMKDAIRLNCPFFNTARMVGEYAQRAYFPASDRYHTLTVDNYAPAKELAAWKEKLSEHWFNIRIKDVDVSAASDIEVNQTVAVKAKVDLATLTNDDVQVELYQGAIDANGEIVNAVPVVMDYQGEDGQQLSIYTGNIIYTASGLQGLSLRVLPKNPHLANPYEPRLIAWAE is encoded by the coding sequence ATGCAGCCAATTCGGACATTTAATGTATCTCCTTCACTACCGCCGCGACTCGAACCACTACGGCGGCTGGCATATAACTTACACTGGGATTGGAACGTTGAAAGTAAAGACTTGTTCCGTCGCTTAGACTCTGACCTGTGGGAGTCTAGCCATCATAACCCGGTGTTAATGCTGGGTACGATCTCTCAATCGCGGCTTCTGGAAGTTGTCGAAGATGAAGGCTTTTTAGCGCAAATGGATCGAGCTGACCGTCAGTTAGACGATTATTTGCAAGAGCGCACCTGGTATCAGAAACAACGGGAGCAGAAACCAAAAGAATGCTACGCCTATTTTTCGGCGGAATTTGGACTTGTAGATTGTTTGCCCGTTTATTCTGGAGGCTTGGGCGTTCTGGCGGGGGATCACCTCAAATCTGCCAGTGACTTGGGTTTACCGCTTGTAGGTGTAGGTTTGCTATATCAGCAAGGCTACTTTGCCCAGTATCTCAATGCTGATGGCTGGCAGCAAGAACGCTACCTGCTCAACGATTTTTATAATATGCCCTTGCATCTAGAGCGCAATGCCGATGGTTCTGAACTGCGGATTGCGGTAGATTATCCAGGACGCAAGGTATATGCCAGAGTTTGGCGCGTACAGGTAGGAACAGTACCTCTGTATCTGCTGGACACCAACATTGAACCAAATAACACTTACGACCACGACATCACAGACCAGCTGTACGGTGGCGACATCGATATGCGTATCCACCAGGAAATCATGCTGGGGATCGGTGGTGTGCAAATGCTCAAAGCTTTGGGGCTGAAAGTTACCGCTTACCACATGAATGAAGGCCACGCCGCCTTCTCTGCCCTAGAACGCATCCGCTTGCTAATTCAAGAAGAAGGACTGAATTATGTCCAAGCTAGACAGGTGGTCGCTTCCAGCAATATCTTTACCACCCATACGCCAGTACCAGCAGGGATTGACTTGTTCGCTCCCGACAAAATGCTGCACTATCTGGGATATTACGCAGATATATTTGGGTTGCCCAAAGAGCAATTTTTAGGACTGGGGCGTGAGAATACAGGCGATTTATCTGGGCCTTTCAGTATGGCGGTGCTGGCGTTGAAAATGGCAACATTTTCTAACGGTGTCGCACAACTGCATGGTGTGGTGTCGCGGCAAATGTTCCAAGGCTTGTGGCAGAAAGTGCCAGTGGAAGAAGTACCGATCGCAGCAATTACCAACGGTGTCCATGCTCGGAGTTGTGTGGCCAAATCAACTCAAGAGTTATACGATCGCTACCTCGGCCCAAATTGGTCATCAGCACCACCAGATAGCCCATTGTGGGAGCGGATGGACGCCATACCCGATGAGGAATTGTGGCGCAATCACGAACGCTGCCGCTTGGATATGATTTTGTATGTGCGGGAGCATTTAGTTAAGCATTTGACCGATCGTGGCGCTTCCGCTTCCGAAATTGTCCAAGCCCAAGAAGTTTTAGATCCTTACGCTTTCACCATTGGCTTTGCTCGTCGCTTTGCCACCTACAAACGCGCCACCCTCTGGATGCGCGATTTGGATCGGATTAAGCGGCTTCTGCTGGCTAACAAAGACCGGAAAGTGCAATTTGTGATTGCTGGTAAGGCACATCCCAAGGATATCCCCGGTAAAGAACTGATCCGCGAGATCAATCACTTTATCCGCGAACAGCATTTAGAAAAACAGGTAGTGTTTGTTCCCAATTACGACATTCACATCTCCCGGTTGATGGTTGCGGGTTGCGATATCTGGTTAAATACACCGCGTCGTCCACGGGAAGCCTCTGGTACTAGTGGCATGAAAGCCGCAATGAATGGATTGCCGAATTTAAGTGTACTAGATGGCTGGTGGGATGAAGCTGATTACGTCCGCACAGGCTGGGCGATTGGACATGGAGAGAATTACGACGATCCTAACTACCAAGATGAAGTAGAAGCAAATGCTCTCTACGAGTTGTTAGAGAAGGAAGTTGTACCGTTATTTTATGACCATCGGGATACTGATGGTTTGCCCCGTCCGTGGGTTGCCAAAATGAAGGATGCAATTCGGTTGAATTGTCCGTTCTTTAATACAGCGCGGATGGTAGGAGAATATGCACAAAGGGCTTATTTCCCGGCTAGCGATCGCTATCATACCCTGACTGTTGATAACTATGCACCAGCCAAAGAACTAGCCGCTTGGAAAGAAAAACTGAGCGAACACTGGTTCAACATCAGAATCAAAGATGTTGACGTATCCGCAGCTTCAGATATTGAAGTTAACCAAACCGTTGCCGTCAAAGCCAAGGTTGACTTGGCAACTTTGACCAATGATGATGTGCAGGTGGAGCTATATCAAGGTGCGATCGATGCCAATGGTGAAATTGTCAACGCTGTGCCAGTAGTCATGGATTACCAAGGCGAAGATGGACAGCAATTGAGTATTTACACTGGTAATATCATCTATACCGCTTCTGGTTTGCAAGGTTTATCTTTGCGTGTATTGCCGAAAAATCCACACCTAGCTAATCCTTATGAACCAAGGTTGATTGCTTGGGCAGAGTAA
- a CDS encoding ribbon-helix-helix protein, CopG family yields MNNISIKELEEKIAKGEEVVDRYFDSTTTRVGTPRQMTSRRRQDIVTTNLEIPSPMLNELDKMATELNISRQAVIKMMLRRALDEHYLSQEPD; encoded by the coding sequence ATGAACAATATTTCTATTAAAGAACTTGAAGAAAAAATTGCGAAGGGAGAGGAAGTCGTTGATCGTTATTTTGACTCCACGACAACAAGAGTCGGAACACCTCGTCAAATGACCTCACGAAGACGACAGGATATAGTCACAACAAACCTTGAAATTCCTAGTCCGATGCTCAACGAACTCGACAAAATGGCAACCGAACTCAATATTAGCCGTCAAGCTGTGATTAAAATGATGCTAAGACGCGCTCTCGATGAACACTATTTGAGCCAAGAACCAGATTAA
- a CDS encoding DUF29 domain-containing protein: protein MQRVSSNLSLKELYEIDDHLWLEETIKLLKANHLEKLDLENLIEELENLGRRDKAKVASLLEQIIRHLLLLQYWAQESQYNSGHWKAEIRSFRNQLKRNLTTNLYQYLQNELASIYDDALGYVIDKTEGKLDNLPQHCIYTLEQLLDINYLPENL from the coding sequence ATGCAAAGAGTTAGTTCTAATTTGAGTTTAAAAGAGCTATATGAAATTGACGATCATCTCTGGTTAGAGGAAACAATCAAACTCTTGAAAGCTAACCATTTAGAAAAATTAGATTTAGAGAATTTAATTGAGGAGCTAGAAAATTTGGGTCGTAGAGACAAAGCCAAGGTTGCTAGTTTATTAGAACAAATTATTAGACATCTTTTGCTGCTGCAATACTGGGCACAAGAATCTCAATATAATTCGGGACATTGGAAAGCAGAAATTAGAAGCTTTAGAAATCAATTAAAACGTAACTTGACAACGAATTTATATCAATATTTACAAAATGAATTAGCATCAATTTATGATGATGCTTTAGGGTATGTAATTGATAAAACTGAGGGTAAACTAGATAACCTACCTCAACATTGTATTTATACTTTAGAACAGCTACTAGATATTAATTATCTACCTGAAAACTTGTAA
- a CDS encoding DUF429 domain-containing protein has translation MKFIGIDLGWRSQPSGLCCLEWVDGQLQLLDLDRKDAIADILSWIDKSVQANEPAIIAVDAPTLIPNATGSRLPDKLSHKYFGKYHAGCYPANQNLLFAERTVNFGLELESRGFAHAPTIEPQKLSRYQIEVFPHPAIVNLFNLERILKYKKGRLNERRLELIKLQNYLLDILPCFSPPLSSLRLCGSFPSEIPTTGAALKATEDKLDSLICAYVAAYWWYWGEQRNLVLGDRTTGYIVIPQRILA, from the coding sequence ATGAAATTTATTGGCATTGATTTAGGCTGGCGATCGCAACCAAGTGGATTGTGCTGTTTAGAATGGGTAGATGGACAACTACAATTACTCGATCTAGACCGCAAAGATGCCATTGCAGACATCCTCTCCTGGATCGATAAAAGCGTCCAAGCAAACGAACCAGCCATCATCGCCGTAGATGCACCTACCCTCATACCCAACGCTACCGGGAGTCGTCTCCCCGATAAACTTAGCCACAAATACTTTGGTAAATATCATGCGGGATGCTACCCAGCTAATCAAAACCTACTCTTCGCAGAGCGCACCGTCAACTTTGGCTTAGAATTAGAATCACGCGGTTTTGCACATGCACCCACCATTGAACCACAAAAACTTAGCAGATATCAAATAGAAGTCTTTCCCCACCCAGCAATTGTTAACCTATTCAACTTAGAACGCATCCTCAAATACAAAAAAGGACGACTCAATGAGCGCCGTCTAGAACTAATTAAACTCCAAAATTATCTTCTCGATATTCTCCCTTGTTTCTCTCCTCCTCTGTCTTCTCTGCGCCTCTGTGGTTCTTTCCCTTCCGAAATTCCCACCACAGGCGCAGCCCTCAAAGCAACCGAAGATAAACTAGATAGCCTAATTTGCGCTTATGTTGCTGCATACTGGTGGTATTGGGGAGAACAACGTAATTTGGTATTAGGCGATCGCACCACTGGCTATATTGTCATCCCTCAGAGAATATTAGCCTAA
- a CDS encoding glycosyltransferase family 4 protein, with protein MKILFLHPNFPSQFRNLAIVLGKDPNHQVVFGTNRREGEIPGVFKAIYTPSREAAPQTHHYVRNLENAVLNAQAVYRVAEKLKSEGFFPDIVYGHSGWGPTLFMKDVFPKAELLCYFEWFYHAHGSDADFDPNEPLNADDECRIRVKNAPILTDLYSCDRGLSPTNWQRQQFPKEYHSKLTVIHDGVDTNYFVPKPGAKLVLPRINLDLSHVEELVTYVGRGMEPYRGFPQFMETVALIQQRRPKCHVVVVGEDRVAYGKNLPDGQTYKQLMLEKLSLDLSRLHFTDRLPYNEYLQVLQASSAHVYLTRPFVLSWSMLEVMAAGCLLIASKTAPVLEVVQDGVNGLLVDFFSPQNIANRIEEALNNPQEMNAIRANARATILKRYDLAKLLPQHLQWMFAGKNSDSLKKRPSSKGFGKN; from the coding sequence ATGAAAATTTTATTTTTACATCCCAATTTCCCCTCGCAATTTCGCAATCTAGCGATAGTTTTAGGTAAAGATCCTAATCACCAAGTCGTCTTTGGGACAAATCGTCGTGAAGGGGAAATACCTGGCGTTTTCAAAGCTATTTATACCCCTTCTCGTGAAGCTGCGCCTCAAACTCACCACTATGTTCGCAACCTGGAAAATGCTGTTCTCAACGCTCAAGCTGTCTATCGCGTGGCAGAAAAATTAAAATCCGAGGGTTTCTTTCCAGATATAGTTTATGGTCATTCTGGTTGGGGGCCGACTTTATTTATGAAAGATGTTTTCCCCAAAGCAGAATTATTGTGTTATTTCGAGTGGTTTTACCATGCTCACGGTTCCGATGCAGATTTCGATCCCAACGAGCCGTTGAATGCTGATGATGAATGCCGCATCCGCGTGAAAAATGCACCGATTTTAACTGATTTATATAGCTGCGATCGCGGACTTTCTCCAACTAATTGGCAGCGTCAGCAGTTTCCCAAAGAATATCATAGCAAACTCACTGTAATTCATGATGGCGTTGATACCAATTATTTTGTTCCCAAACCAGGCGCAAAGTTAGTTTTACCAAGAATAAATCTGGATCTTTCTCATGTGGAAGAGTTGGTAACTTATGTAGGACGAGGAATGGAACCTTATAGAGGTTTTCCACAGTTTATGGAAACAGTAGCGCTAATTCAGCAGCGACGACCTAAGTGCCATGTGGTAGTTGTCGGAGAAGATCGGGTTGCTTATGGTAAAAATCTCCCCGATGGTCAGACTTATAAACAATTAATGCTAGAAAAATTATCTTTGGATTTATCGAGGCTGCACTTTACAGATAGGCTTCCTTACAATGAGTACCTTCAGGTTTTGCAAGCTTCTTCTGCCCATGTTTATTTAACCCGTCCATTTGTATTATCTTGGTCAATGTTAGAAGTAATGGCAGCAGGATGTTTACTAATAGCTTCTAAGACTGCACCAGTATTGGAGGTTGTACAGGATGGGGTGAATGGACTGCTGGTAGATTTCTTTTCTCCCCAGAATATTGCTAATAGGATTGAAGAGGCGCTGAATAATCCTCAAGAGATGAATGCAATTCGAGCGAATGCACGAGCGACAATTCTGAAGCGTTATGATTTAGCGAAACTATTACCACAGCATTTGCAATGGATGTTCGCTGGCAAAAATTCTGATAGTTTGAAAAAGCGTCCAAGTTCTAAAGGATTTGGTAAAAATTAG
- a CDS encoding calcium-binding protein: MRIIFTIAHFFKPSNEGRHASQRKDPQPRLEALTKSITALHQLFGKSQSIINIAQRLAFPANQPQSHELDIVICTTQDNHLLNQLSLPSHLYRHHSTKAEPLLLGFECQAVLQSCLGQYDYYCFLEDDLIIHDPWFFIKLNWFTQQAGDLNLLQPNRYEVSPKALVYKAYIDGDLALRVTAPFQNVQDQQELNGAIMNAPITFRRALNPHAGCYFLNANQMAYWANQTYFLDRDISFVGPLESAATLGIMKTFKIYKTSPEQASFLEIQHFGTGFLGLIGGQVGLVDR; this comes from the coding sequence ATGCGAATTATTTTTACCATTGCCCATTTTTTCAAACCTAGCAATGAGGGTCGTCATGCTTCCCAACGCAAAGACCCGCAACCCCGTTTGGAGGCGTTAACTAAAAGTATTACCGCCTTACACCAATTATTTGGTAAATCTCAAAGTATTATCAACATTGCTCAACGACTAGCTTTTCCTGCTAATCAGCCGCAGTCTCACGAACTAGATATTGTTATTTGTACAACTCAAGATAATCATCTTCTGAATCAGCTTTCCTTACCATCCCATTTATATAGGCATCATTCTACTAAAGCAGAACCTCTACTTTTGGGGTTTGAGTGTCAAGCTGTTCTGCAAAGTTGTCTCGGTCAGTATGATTATTATTGCTTTCTTGAAGATGACTTAATTATTCATGACCCTTGGTTTTTTATCAAATTAAACTGGTTTACCCAACAAGCGGGTGATTTAAATTTGCTTCAGCCAAATCGTTATGAAGTCTCTCCCAAAGCTTTGGTTTACAAAGCTTATATTGATGGGGATTTGGCTTTGCGAGTAACTGCTCCTTTTCAAAATGTGCAAGATCAACAGGAACTCAATGGTGCAATTATGAATGCACCAATTACCTTTCGTCGTGCCCTCAATCCTCACGCGGGCTGCTACTTTTTAAATGCAAATCAAATGGCTTACTGGGCTAATCAAACCTATTTTCTTGACCGAGATATTAGTTTTGTTGGCCCTTTAGAAAGTGCTGCCACATTAGGAATTATGAAGACATTCAAAATTTACAAAACTTCACCAGAGCAAGCAAGCTTTTTAGAGATTCAGCATTTTGGAACTGGATTTCTGGGGCTAATTGGCGGACAGGTGGGTTTGGTAGACAGGTAA
- the trpS gene encoding tryptophan--tRNA ligase, whose product MGKQRVLSGVQPTSNYHLGNYLGAIRNWVEGQSEYENYLFVADLHAITVPHDPKQLAADTYTLAALYLACGLDLNHSTIFVQSHVSAHSELTWLLNCITPLNWLQDMIQFKEKAVKQGENVSAGLLDYPVLMAADILLYQADKVPVGEDQKQHLELTRDIAARLNHQFGKPDQPVLKLPDPLIRKEGARVMSLADGTRKMSKSDPSELSRISLLDSPEQIQYKIKRCKTDPIRGLTFDDPARPECNNLLTLYTLLAGKKKEDVAVECQDMGWGQFKPLLTDTIIESLKPIQEKYHSITADKSYLDSVLRDGGEKARAIANQTLSQVKAALGYSLPL is encoded by the coding sequence ATGGGCAAGCAACGTGTTCTTTCTGGAGTTCAACCAACCAGCAATTACCATCTAGGTAACTACTTGGGAGCCATTCGCAACTGGGTAGAAGGTCAGAGCGAATACGAAAATTACCTTTTTGTGGCTGATTTGCACGCGATTACAGTGCCACACGACCCAAAACAATTGGCAGCTGATACCTACACTCTTGCTGCTCTTTATTTAGCTTGTGGTCTTGATTTAAATCACTCCACTATCTTTGTACAATCGCACGTTTCGGCCCACAGTGAACTCACCTGGTTGCTCAACTGCATTACACCTCTAAACTGGCTGCAAGATATGATTCAGTTTAAGGAAAAGGCCGTCAAGCAGGGAGAAAATGTGAGTGCAGGTTTATTGGATTACCCTGTGCTGATGGCAGCGGATATTTTGCTTTACCAAGCGGATAAAGTGCCAGTGGGTGAAGACCAAAAGCAACACTTGGAATTGACACGGGATATTGCAGCTCGGTTAAATCACCAATTTGGTAAACCAGATCAACCAGTTCTGAAGTTACCAGACCCTTTAATTCGCAAGGAAGGGGCTAGGGTGATGAGTTTAGCGGACGGTACACGCAAAATGTCGAAGTCTGATCCTTCGGAGTTAAGCCGAATCAGTTTGCTAGATTCACCGGAACAGATTCAATACAAGATTAAGCGTTGTAAAACCGATCCGATTCGTGGGCTGACTTTTGACGATCCAGCACGTCCAGAGTGTAATAATTTGTTAACGCTTTATACATTGCTTGCTGGAAAGAAAAAGGAAGATGTAGCGGTTGAGTGTCAGGATATGGGCTGGGGACAGTTCAAGCCATTGTTGACAGACACAATTATTGAGTCCCTGAAACCAATTCAAGAAAAATATCACTCGATAACGGCAGACAAAAGCTATTTGGACTCTGTGTTACGGGATGGAGGGGAAAAAGCTAGAGCGATCGCCAATCAAACTTTATCACAAGTAAAAGCTGCTTTAGGCTACTCTCTTCCTCTCTAA
- a CDS encoding methylenetetrahydrofolate reductase, with product MHHTHSHTAFRRAVQAGEFLVTAEVAPPKGGDPAHMIQMAATLKGRVHAVNVTDGSRAVLRMSSLIASVILSQNGIEPICQIACRDRNRIGLQADLMGAHALGIRNILALTGDPVKAGDHPDAKAVFDLEAVRLLQLIRKMNQGVDCNEKPLTDGALDLFVGAAVDPQCKSWSGLQSRFERKIEAGAQFFQSQLITDFERLEKFMDTIAAGYKKPILAGIFLLKSAKNAQFINRCVPGVDIPQHIIDRLAKAKDPFEEGIKIAAEQVQIARQLCQGVHMMAVKREDAIAPILDLAGIAPVKQLVSM from the coding sequence ATGCATCACACCCATAGCCACACAGCCTTTCGCAGAGCTGTACAAGCAGGTGAATTTCTAGTTACCGCCGAGGTAGCACCGCCGAAAGGGGGAGATCCAGCGCACATGATTCAAATGGCGGCGACTCTTAAGGGGAGAGTTCATGCCGTCAATGTTACTGATGGTAGCCGCGCCGTGTTAAGGATGTCTTCGTTAATCGCGTCGGTAATTTTGTCACAGAATGGCATAGAGCCGATTTGTCAAATTGCTTGCCGCGATCGCAACCGCATCGGTTTACAAGCTGATTTGATGGGCGCTCATGCTTTAGGTATTCGTAATATTTTAGCTTTGACTGGCGACCCAGTAAAAGCAGGCGATCATCCAGATGCCAAAGCGGTGTTTGATTTAGAAGCTGTGCGACTGCTGCAACTGATTCGGAAGATGAATCAAGGTGTTGATTGCAATGAAAAACCCTTGACTGATGGAGCTTTAGATTTATTTGTTGGTGCAGCGGTAGATCCGCAATGTAAAAGTTGGTCGGGTTTACAAAGTCGATTTGAACGCAAAATCGAAGCCGGAGCGCAATTTTTTCAAAGTCAGTTGATTACCGATTTTGAGCGACTGGAAAAGTTTATGGATACCATTGCTGCTGGTTATAAAAAACCGATTTTGGCAGGAATATTTCTGTTGAAATCAGCAAAAAATGCTCAGTTTATTAATAGATGTGTTCCGGGTGTAGATATTCCCCAACATATTATTGATAGATTGGCAAAAGCCAAAGATCCTTTTGAGGAAGGGATAAAAATTGCTGCCGAGCAAGTGCAAATAGCGCGGCAATTGTGTCAAGGAGTTCACATGATGGCAGTGAAGCGTGAAGATGCGATCGCGCCAATTTTAGATTTGGCTGGGATTGCTCCAGTGAAGCAATTGGTATCTATGTAA
- a CDS encoding Rpn family recombination-promoting nuclease/putative transposase yields MQTDKIFYSLFQAFPSIFFAIIGDTTANVNAYQFVSVELKETAFRIDGVFIPTSETTNQPLYFVEVQFQLDSNFYRRFFAEIFLYLRQNESVNFWRAVVIYPQRSLDPNDRLPYQLLLDSSQVQRIYLDELDSTENSLQVAIVKLIIEREETALDKGRELILQARQELADESTSKQIVELIETILLYKFTRLSREELAEMLGIDEEFKKTRMYQSIKEDGLEEGRQEGRQKGRQEGRQEAKLEAIPRLLALGLSVEQVAVALDLTVAQVEQAAQN; encoded by the coding sequence GTGCAAACTGACAAAATATTTTATAGCTTATTTCAAGCTTTTCCTAGCATATTTTTTGCGATAATTGGCGACACGACTGCCAATGTCAACGCATATCAATTTGTTTCAGTTGAGCTAAAAGAAACTGCTTTTAGGATTGATGGGGTATTCATCCCCACAAGTGAAACTACAAACCAACCACTTTACTTTGTTGAAGTTCAGTTTCAATTAGACTCAAATTTTTATAGACGCTTCTTTGCCGAAATCTTCCTTTATCTACGTCAAAATGAATCAGTCAATTTTTGGCGTGCTGTTGTCATCTATCCGCAACGAAGTTTAGATCCAAACGATCGGCTACCATATCAATTGCTGCTAGACAGTTCACAAGTGCAACGTATTTATCTAGATGAATTAGATTCCACAGAGAACTCACTTCAAGTTGCGATCGTTAAATTAATTATCGAAAGAGAAGAGACAGCCCTTGACAAAGGTAGAGAATTGATTTTACAAGCAAGGCAAGAACTGGCAGATGAATCTACCAGCAAGCAAATTGTAGAATTGATAGAGACTATTCTGTTGTACAAATTTACCCGGTTAAGCCGAGAGGAGTTAGCAGAAATGTTGGGTATAGACGAGGAATTCAAAAAAACACGGATGTATCAATCAATCAAGGAAGACGGCTTAGAAGAAGGTCGCCAGGAAGGTCGCCAGAAAGGTCGCCAGGAAGGTCGCCAGGAAGCTAAGTTAGAAGCTATTCCCCGATTGTTGGCATTGGGATTGAGTGTAGAACAAGTGGCGGTGGCTCTCGATTTAACGGTGGCACAAGTAGAGCAAGCAGCCCAGAATTAA
- a CDS encoding phosphate-starvation-inducible PsiE family protein, translating into MYMQKRQKSRFLFSDRWLDRQSIVRNMEAFQDLIVIVLCFGLFAVMLIQLWGIAIALTQPLDYKHVTAKILFVLILVELFRLLMVYLQEHSISVGVAVEVTIVSLLREVVVHGALEMHWVNTLAICGLLFVLGGLLVVCAKTPHMDCMSANTKFCPVVYRGGRERQNELELQYSRQCDENQPLG; encoded by the coding sequence ATGTACATGCAAAAGCGCCAGAAAAGTCGATTTTTATTTAGCGATCGCTGGCTTGATCGGCAATCAATTGTTCGCAACATGGAAGCCTTTCAAGACTTAATTGTGATTGTTTTGTGTTTTGGTTTGTTCGCCGTCATGCTAATCCAATTGTGGGGGATAGCTATCGCCCTCACGCAGCCACTAGACTATAAACATGTGACTGCAAAAATACTATTTGTGTTGATCTTAGTCGAGTTATTTCGACTATTAATGGTCTATTTGCAAGAACATAGTATCTCTGTGGGAGTAGCAGTTGAGGTAACAATTGTATCTCTACTGCGCGAGGTAGTAGTTCACGGAGCGCTAGAAATGCATTGGGTTAATACGCTTGCAATTTGTGGTTTGTTATTTGTTTTGGGTGGACTACTCGTGGTATGCGCTAAGACACCACACATGGATTGTATGAGCGCTAACACTAAGTTTTGTCCGGTTGTGTATAGGGGAGGTAGAGAACGCCAAAACGAGTTGGAATTACAGTATTCACGTCAATGTGATGAGAATCAACCCCTTGGATAA
- a CDS encoding tetratricopeptide repeat protein, whose product MRLSFFKYRIAGLVSLTLLIMSISSPSLALSLPVASKLAQSNPKTAVDWLNQGLQAIQAGRVQDAIAAFKQATQLDPALAPAYYNLGLALRQTGQLQPSADAFYRATQADPKFAPAFANLGGALLEGNNLKLANDYLRRALELDPKLGFAHYNLGLVQEQQRDCERAIASFKKAVEYSKNAPEPPYHIGMCYLQQGKLDQARSAFYQALKINPKYPEAYYNLGSIFFQQSKLQEALEAFRKSAEANSNYPNAYYGAGLVFMQLQQYGDAVQVLQFARDLYNAQKNPQWAKNAEQLLQQAQNLNYQPR is encoded by the coding sequence ATGAGATTATCATTCTTTAAATATCGCATAGCAGGGTTAGTAAGTTTAACTTTGCTGATTATGAGTATTTCCTCCCCCTCTCTTGCTCTATCTCTTCCTGTCGCCTCAAAGCTAGCACAATCTAATCCTAAAACTGCTGTAGACTGGTTAAACCAAGGCTTACAGGCAATTCAGGCGGGAAGGGTACAAGATGCGATCGCAGCTTTTAAACAAGCAACCCAGTTAGATCCGGCATTGGCACCAGCGTATTATAATCTGGGGTTAGCACTCCGACAAACGGGACAATTACAACCCTCTGCGGATGCATTTTATCGAGCGACGCAAGCCGATCCCAAATTTGCTCCAGCTTTTGCTAATTTAGGCGGAGCGTTGTTAGAAGGCAATAATTTAAAGTTAGCTAACGATTATTTGCGACGCGCCTTAGAACTCGATCCCAAACTCGGATTTGCCCACTATAACTTAGGGTTAGTACAAGAACAGCAACGAGATTGTGAGCGAGCGATCGCATCTTTTAAAAAAGCCGTAGAATATAGCAAAAATGCACCAGAACCTCCTTACCATATAGGGATGTGCTATCTCCAACAAGGTAAACTCGATCAAGCCAGAAGTGCATTTTATCAGGCATTAAAAATTAATCCCAAGTATCCAGAAGCTTATTACAATCTCGGATCAATTTTTTTCCAACAAAGTAAATTACAAGAAGCATTAGAGGCTTTTAGAAAATCAGCCGAAGCTAACTCTAACTATCCCAACGCTTATTATGGTGCTGGGTTAGTTTTTATGCAGTTACAGCAATATGGCGATGCAGTACAAGTGTTGCAATTTGCTAGAGATTTATACAATGCTCAAAAAAATCCCCAGTGGGCTAAAAATGCCGAGCAATTGTTGCAACAGGCACAAAATTTAAATTACCAACCTCGCTGA